AAACCCACTCAAGTGCTCCCGGTAATTCTGGTCTAAAATATTCATGACAGCCACTTTCAGATTAACTGCCTTTGTAACATTTGCACCGAGTTTTAAATTCAGAGTGTACCAACCGGGGGTGCCGCCTTCCGGAATGCGCAAGTCAGCTTGATCCTCGAACGACAGTCGTTTCTGTTCCATTGCAAAGCGTGAGTTTAATTCGGCCCAGTACTGATTCTGGCGCCAGCGGATACCCAGCAATCCGCCAAAGGGAGGAATGCTGTTAAGGGGCTCGTCGTTAGATGTGTTTTGGCCGTAAGTGTAGCTTAGATTTCCGCGGAGAGCCAAATGAGAGGTTATGAAGAATTCTGCGGTGAATGCTACCCCGGTCGTGTAAGCTTTTCCTGCATTCTCTTTGTGAAAAACGGCAAGCGTGTCGCCCTCTTCAATCACGAAAGGCAAACCGTTGAATTCTGCCGGCCGACGCACAAGTAAATCCGTGATTGAATTATAAAATCCGAATATATTTGCCCGCAGACGATTTGAAAAGATTTTAAATCCCCCGTCAATGCTAAGGGTTTTTTCCGGTTTAGTGGCAGCGTTTGGTACATCATAGAAACTGTTGCCTTTACCCGGCCCCAATTTGGAAACATCGTCTAAATTGGGCGTCCTGAATCCCTGCGCAATATTGGTTACGAAACTAAGTTCTTTGCTTATAGCAAATTGTGATCCGAGACTTCCGGTAAAGGCTGAGTTTGTTTGTTTAATCGTTCCGAAGTTCTGCAAACTGTTTGGATCATCTTCAAAAGGTGCTCTTAGTTTGGTCGAGCTAAACCGTCCGCCGAGAATTAATTTCCATTTTGGCAAAAGGTGAAAAGCATCTTGTGCAAATAACCCGAATGTCAGGAATGATGATCCATCCGGAAAAAGGGGGAGGCCGGCGTTTTCCCTACCGGTTGTCAGGTCCCGGCTGCTCGATTTTGTGGCTACCCAATCAAAGTAAAGTTCCGAACCGTAAACTAATTGATGATTGCTACCCAACAGTTTGTTGAAATGGATTTGCAAACCGCTGGTCAGAGTTCGAAATTGGTCAAGAGTTTCGTTTGTACTGCCAAACTTAATTCGCCGCCGCCGTTCAAATTGCCTGTGTAATGAACCTGTAGTGGTAAATTTGTTGAACCAAGGAGATGGGTTGCGGTTAACATATGTCAGGTAAAATAGGTCTCGTTCCTGTGGGTCAAATAGTCGCACTGAATCGCCAAGCGTTTCCACAACGTCGTATCGGGGCACTGAATTTTGCCGGTTAAACTGAGCGGCCAAAGTCAGTTCCTGAAAATCCGATAATTTAATCAGCGCTTTGGAACTCAGGTCATAAGAATCATAGCCGTTTGGAGACTGTTT
The candidate division KSB1 bacterium DNA segment above includes these coding regions:
- a CDS encoding TonB-dependent receptor, encoding MCRKRTASWHLLLVTFFSSFSLSATELVAESTLTGQVFDKQNNPLAYVQVILEPTSRGDVTDESGKFQISNLPTGKYKVIFQLIGYETVKKSVVLANSKQILKLNIEMTPTVIQLGDVLVTASRNSESAHEVPQFVSVINPRKIRERNSRQTPELLREEPGLVVQKTNQGGGSPIMRGLKANKLLFLVDGIRLNNSTYRGGNTQYLNTVDSGTLERVEIVHGPISVLYGSDALGGAINLITKSPRLTLDGRHTFGGSASASISTADETKTSNFNIMTANSKWGLILKGSLKSFGDITRGSKGGSTLMNRLQNDSRTNRVLNKKQSPNGYDSYDLSSKALIKLSDFQELTLAAQFNRQNSVPRYDVVETLGDSVRLFDPQERDLFYLTYVNRNPSPWFNKFTTTGSLHRQFERRRRIKFGSTNETLDQFRTLTSGLQIHFNKLLGSNHQLVYGSELYFDWVATKSSSRDLTTGRENAGLPLFPDGSSFLTFGLFAQDAFHLLPKWKLILGGRFSSTKLRAPFEDDPNSLQNFGTIKQTNSAFTGSLGSQFAISKELSFVTNIAQGFRTPNLDDVSKLGPGKGNSFYDVPNAATKPEKTLSIDGGFKIFSNRLRANIFGFYNSITDLLVRRPAEFNGLPFVIEEGDTLAVFHKENAGKAYTTGVAFTAEFFITSHLALRGNLSYTYGQNTSNDEPLNSIPPFGGLLGIRWRQNQYWAELNSRFAMEQKRLSFEDQADLRIPEGGTPGWYTLNLKLGANVTKAVNLKVAVMNILDQNYREHLSGFNAPGRNFIFSAQIHK